A stretch of the Gracilinanus agilis isolate LMUSP501 chromosome 4, AgileGrace, whole genome shotgun sequence genome encodes the following:
- the CCN6 gene encoding cellular communication network factor 6: protein MSRPSLLSISHFPLETELGNMQGLLSFSLLITTWASQSCCRAQANGQAADGEKATQVTGLHQRREFCHWPCQCPQQKPKCSLGVSLVKDGCGCCKICAKQPGDTCNEAEVCDPHKGLYCDYSADKPRYETGVCAYLVAVGCELNRMHYHNGQVFQPNPLYKCLCVSGAIGCTPLFIPKQLDSQCSGPKGGKKSDQPYCNLKLLQQQISASYQAMPVYKNLPLVWKRKCLVQATTWTPCSKTCGLGISNRVTNENSLCEMRKEKRLCYIQPCDSNTLKAVKIPKGKKCQPTFQLSKGEKLSFSGCLSTQSYKPTFCGKCLDKRCCIPNKSKMITVQFDCPNEGSFTWKMMWITSCVCQKTCRDPGDIFSELKIL from the exons ATGAGCAGGCCCagtcttctctctatctctcacttTCCCTTGGAGACTGAGCTTGGGAACATGCAGGGActgctctccttttctcttctcatcaCTACATGGGCTTCCCAG TCCTGCTGCAGGGCACAAGCCAATGGTCAAGCTGCTGATGGGGAAAAGGCAACACAAGTCACTGGACTGCATCAGAGGAGAGAGTTCTGCCACTGGCCATGCCAGTGCCCTCAGCAGAAGCCCAAGTGCTCACTTGGTGTAAGTCTGGTGAAAGATGGCTGTGGGTGCTGTAAAATCTGCGCCAAGCAGCCTGGGGACACCTGCAATGAGGCAGAGGTCTGCGACCCCCACAAAGGCCTGTATTGTGACTACTCTGCGGACAAGCCTAGGTATGAGACAGGAGTGTGTGCAT ATCTCGTAGCTGTAGGATGTGAACTCAACAGGATGCATTATCACAATGGCCAAGTTTTTCAACCTAATCCCTTGTACAAATGTCTATGTGTGAGTGGTGCCATTGGGTGTACACCCTTATTCATACCAAAGCAACTAGACAGTCAGTGCTCTGGCCCCAAAGGTGGAAAAAAGTCTGACCAACCCTACTGTAACTTGAAACTGCTGCAACAACAGATATCAGCAAGCTACCAAGCAATGCCAG TTTATAAGAATCTCCCACTTGTCTGGAAGAGGAAGTGCCTTGTGCAGGCCACAACATGGACACCCTGTTCTAAAACATGTGGTCTAGGAATATCCAACAGGGTTACCAATGAAAATAgtctctgtgaaatgaggaaagagaaaagattatGTTATATTCAGCCTTGTGACAGTAACACATTAAAAGCTGTGAAG atacccaaaggaaaaaaatgccagCCTACCTTTCAACTTTCTAAAGGAGAGAAACTTTCCTTTTCTGGATGCTTGAGTACTCAAAGCTACAAACCAACTTTCTGTGGAAAATGCCTGGATAAGAGATGCTGCATTCCCAACAAGTCTAAGATGATTACTGTACAATTTGACTGCCCAAATGAAGGGTCATTTACGTGGAAGATGATGTGGATCACCTCTTGTGTATGTCAGAAGACTTGCAGAGATCCAGGAGATATCTTTTCTGAGCTAAAGATTctataa